A stretch of the Halorussus salinus genome encodes the following:
- a CDS encoding MBL fold metallo-hydrolase — protein sequence MSPDELHDRIRRGEAVHLLDVRNRDEVEAWRITGENVEATQVTYAEFAAAKARGEVGEFVADLDLREPVVAVCPRGEVSATVAELLREEGVDARNLDSGMEGWARVYVARELPSEETDATVLQYDRPASGCLAYLVVSGHEAAVIDPLRAFADRYVADAEEFGAELRYAIDTHVHADHVSGVRRLADEEGAQAVLPAGARERGLADALDARLVEDGDEIRVGDATLTALHAPGHTTELTALRLGGDSPSDSILFSGDALFTDSFGRPDLERGDEGARDLAGTLYDTLTEDLLALPDETLVAPGHRTPDAVPNPGENDTFAARLDAVADRLRIPDEKGVFVDRVLESLPPRPANYGEIIPANLGRESLDDETAFEVELEPNNCAVAAMD from the coding sequence CTGTCGCCCGACGAGTTACACGACCGAATCCGGCGCGGCGAGGCGGTCCACCTCCTCGACGTGCGCAACCGCGACGAGGTCGAGGCGTGGCGCATCACCGGCGAGAACGTCGAGGCGACCCAAGTCACGTACGCCGAGTTCGCGGCGGCGAAGGCCCGCGGCGAGGTCGGCGAGTTCGTCGCGGACCTCGACCTCCGCGAGCCGGTCGTGGCGGTCTGTCCCCGCGGGGAGGTCAGCGCGACGGTCGCCGAACTCCTCCGCGAGGAGGGCGTCGACGCGCGAAACCTCGACTCCGGCATGGAGGGCTGGGCGCGGGTGTACGTGGCGCGCGAACTCCCTTCCGAGGAGACCGACGCGACCGTCCTCCAGTACGACCGGCCCGCAAGCGGCTGTCTGGCCTATCTGGTCGTCTCCGGCCACGAGGCCGCGGTCATCGACCCTCTGCGTGCGTTCGCCGACCGGTACGTCGCCGACGCCGAGGAGTTCGGTGCCGAACTCCGCTACGCCATCGACACGCACGTCCACGCCGACCACGTGTCGGGCGTCCGCCGACTCGCCGACGAGGAGGGCGCGCAAGCAGTCCTGCCCGCGGGCGCACGGGAGCGCGGCCTCGCGGACGCCCTCGACGCGAGGCTCGTCGAAGACGGCGACGAGATTCGCGTCGGCGACGCGACCCTGACCGCGCTCCACGCGCCGGGGCACACGACCGAGTTGACCGCGCTCCGACTTGGTGGCGACTCTCCAAGCGATAGTATTCTCTTCTCGGGCGACGCGCTCTTCACCGACAGCTTCGGCCGCCCGGACCTCGAACGCGGCGACGAGGGCGCGCGCGACCTCGCCGGGACGCTGTACGACACGCTGACCGAAGACCTCCTCGCGCTCCCCGATGAGACGCTGGTCGCGCCCGGCCACCGGACGCCCGATGCCGTGCCGAACCCCGGCGAGAACGACACCTTCGCCGCGCGACTCGACGCGGTGGCCGACCGACTCCGAATTCCCGACGAGAAAGGGGTGTTCGTGGACCGGGTTCTGGAGTCGCTCCCTCCTCGGCCTGCCAACTACGGCGAGATCATCCCGGCGAATCTCGGCCGCGAATCGCTGGACGACGAGACGGCCTTCGAGGTGGAACTCGAGCCGAACAACTGCGCGGTCGCGGCGATGGATTGA
- a CDS encoding rubrerythrin family protein encodes MDADAFPDAVRDAKATELDRLGSQQALVALTDADLGVEQVLRAAAQSEHTASETFTAWAESAAEASEAADADATDAAEEFAALADDERDHYDRVVAQLDGEFTPADAVDPMHEYLRGLDATVERAAGLVGRSLASDRTQLQVVNFFVNEADERRADLFRDLRSDTQAGVETGTDLLAAHCQRDDDWERAREVAAETVQIAYDDYAETLQGMGLDPKPIC; translated from the coding sequence ATGGACGCCGACGCATTCCCGGACGCGGTTCGAGACGCCAAAGCAACCGAACTCGACCGCCTCGGCTCCCAGCAGGCGCTCGTCGCGCTCACGGACGCCGACCTCGGCGTCGAACAGGTCCTCCGGGCCGCCGCCCAGAGCGAACACACCGCCAGCGAGACGTTCACGGCGTGGGCCGAGTCCGCCGCGGAAGCGAGCGAAGCCGCCGACGCCGACGCGACCGACGCCGCCGAGGAGTTCGCCGCGCTGGCCGACGACGAGCGCGACCACTACGACCGCGTGGTGGCGCAACTCGACGGCGAGTTCACCCCCGCCGACGCGGTGGACCCGATGCACGAGTACCTGCGGGGTCTCGACGCCACCGTCGAGCGCGCGGCGGGACTGGTCGGCCGGTCGCTCGCCAGCGACCGCACCCAGTTGCAGGTCGTGAACTTCTTCGTCAACGAGGCCGACGAGCGCCGGGCCGACCTCTTTCGGGACCTGCGCTCGGACACGCAGGCGGGCGTCGAGACCGGTACCGACCTGCTGGCGGCCCACTGTCAGCGCGACGACGACTGGGAGCGCGCCCGCGAAGTCGCCGCGGAGACCGTCCAAATCGCCTACGACGACTACGCCGAGACGTTACAGGGGATGGGACTGGACC